In Fragaria vesca subsp. vesca linkage group LG1, FraVesHawaii_1.0, whole genome shotgun sequence, the sequence TTCGAGGAAGAAGATGTATTCATGTATGAGGAATTATTATTTGGTGAGAAAAGTATGAAGTCAAGCTGTGTGATTGAGGAGTTGCCTGAGGAGCCTAGACCTGCAACTAAGGGATTAGTTTTTAGGGAGATTGAAAATGTGGTTCCCACTCAAGCAAGCCAAGCTGGTGGCTTGAATCCGAAAGACAAGGGTAAACAAAAGTTGAATGATAATGTGGTTCCTAAACCTAAAAAAAGGAGGACTGCTTTAGCTAACAGTAGCAGTGATGTAGGTTGCAGCAGGAGTGGTAAAGGTTGTGGTAGTTCAATGCATAGGGAAGGAGTAGGTGGAGTAGAAGAAGCTATGGACTATATGGACCACTTGCAAACATTTGGAGAACCACCTAATGAAGTACCAGATTTTAATGCAAGTGAAGATGAATCAGAATCAGAAGATGAGGATGCTGATTATGAACCAGATTTCAATCATGAAGGCTATGAGCACTATGGCACTGATGAAGATGAGAGGATAGAGGAAAATTTAGTTGTTACATAAGTAGGGAAGAGTAATTATAAACCTGGTGAGCCAGGTTTGTATGAGATGGAAGAGGAAGATGATGAAGATATGTTTGCAAGTGATGGTTCAGATGAAGAGACTATTCGGTTTCATAAAGTGAAGGAGGATGGTGAATTGATAGATGATGGAATAATCTTTAACCCCAAGACAGATATGAAGGAAGTTAAGTTCTGCTTGGGCATGAAGTTTGCTACTGTCGATATTTTAAGGGATGCAGTAAGGGAGTTTACAATCCAAGGAGGGTGGGAATTTGGTACTGTTAAGAGTGACAAGACAAGGTTGAGAGTCATATGTAGAGCACCCAACTGTCCATTTCTGTTGTTTGCTTCAAAGTTGCAGCATTGCAATACTTTCAAGATCAAGACTTTCAATCCAGAGCACACAAGACGGTTGGACAACAAGATGGTGAGACGAAAATACCTAACAAAGAAGTTCAAGGATGAAATATCTTTGAATCCTAATATAGAACCAGGTATATGTTTCAAACCATTCTTATCTTACTATTGTGTTTTGTTTATCATTCATTTAGAACCAGGTATATAGGTTAATATGTTGTGTTATTTTTCATTTTTAGAGAAGTTGATGAACAAGATGTCAAAGACCATTAGAGCAGGAGTTTCAAAGACCATGGCCTATAGAACTAAGGTGGCTGCTGTGTTGGAGATTGAAGGGAATATAAGGGAGCAGTATGCGAGGCTGGGAGATTATGGGAGAGAACTTCAAAGAGTTGATCTAGCTACAACTTTTGATCTCAAGTGTGACTTCAACAATTCAGAGAAGTCACATGTTTTCAAAAGAATGTACATATGTTTGGGAGCTTTGAAAAATGGATTCAAGGCTGGGTGTAGATCACTGATTGGCTTAGATGGAGCTCACTTGAAGACCTGTTTTAGGGGGAAATTATTAACAGCAGTTGGAATTGATGCCAATAACACATCATGGGTTGTGGCATATGCAATGGTTGAGTTGGAAAACAAGGATGCATGGATTTGGATTTTGGAACTGTTATGCAAGGATCTTTCTATTCACAACCATGGAAGTGGCTGGATTTTCATAAGCGATAAGCGAAAAGGATTGATCCCTGCTTTTAATGAGGTGGTTCCATCTGCATCAATAAGATTTTGCGCAAGGCATCTGTGGACAAATTTTACTAAGAAGTTTCCTGGACTAGTCATGAAGGATGCCATGTGGAAGTGCGCAAAAGCAACAACATTGCATTACTATGAAACAGCAATGGAGGAGATGAAGGAACTTAATAAGGATGCTTATGATTGGCTAACAGGTTAGTTTGTGGTGTGCTTTTATTTACTGTTGCACTTTTATTTACTCTGTTTTTATTTACTGTGTGTTTTTATTTATCGTTTTTATTGTCTTGTAGATCCTGATAGGCCACCAAAACATTGGTGTAGAGCTTTTTTCCGAGCTGGTTATGATTGTGACATGCTCATTAACAATGCTTGTGAGAGCTTCAATGGTTGGGTTTTGAGAGCAAGGTCTAAGCCCCCTATTACTATGCTAGAAGAGATCAGAGTGAAGTTAATGAGTCGGATTCGTATGAGAAGGGAGAAAATGGGAGCTTACCATGGGAACACCTGCCCCAAGATCCGAAAAGTAATCGAGAAAAACAAAGTGAAGGTTGCTGAGCAATGCACTGCAACATTCAGCGGTGAGCTTAAAGCTGAGGTTGAGAACATTTCAGGCACCAAAAATGTTGTGGTTGTTGGGCTGAGGACTTGCACATGCAGAATATGGGACTTGACTGGAATTCTTTGTAAGCATGCCATTTCTACACTCTTTGGGCTAAGACTGGAACCAGATGATTATGTATCACCATGCTATCTCAAGGAGACATACATGAGAATTTATGACAACTGCATTCAACCAGCTAATAGCATGGATTTGTGGGGCAGAGGTGATGGTCCAAACATTCTGCCTCCAGCTTACACAAGGCAGCCTGGAAGGCCCAAAACTAAAAGAACTAAGCAAGCTTTTGAGATTGTCATCAATGGAACAGCTAAAGCTGGGAGGGAGCAAAGATCAGTCAAGTGTGGAAATTGTGGTCAAATAGGTCACAATAAGGTGACATGTAAGAGTCATCTGCCAAGCAAGAAGACAACCACTACTACCAAGAAGAAGACCACTAATGCAGAAGGTTCTCAACAACAGGTAACAACCTAATTCCCATTTTTTTCAATGTTTGTTGTTGCTTACCAATTGTTGTTGGATATTGATTTGGTGCAGAAGGAAAAAAGAGGGCCGTTGACTCCTAATGAATTAAGGAAGAAGGTAGAAGAAAGACTAGCATATCAAAGGGTAAACTCTCTATCTTTAACCTTATTTTTATAGACTGATGGTATTTTACTTGTTGAATTCTTATGTAATTATTCAATGTGTGTGTTTAGAACAAAATGGCTTCTTTGAGGGCTGAAAGGCTTGTTGCAAATAGACCAAGGAGAGGAAGGCCACCAACTAGGCAACCAACTGCTTCTGCTGCATCTACTGCAACTAGGCCACCAACTGCCCCTGCTCCTACTACCTCAAGGGCTTCAAGCGACAATGCTGCAACCTCGACAAGGTCTTCTAAAAGGGTTAGGCAGAATTCAAGCAGAGGAAATGACAAATAGTTGTTCTAGCGATGAACATAGTGTTAGCTGGAGCCATCTTTTTGTTCAGCCTTCTAATCTTTTGGGAATATTCAGCTCGATAGGATCCTTAGAACTATTTTGTCAATGATGTTGGGGGCTCCGTGATGTTGCTCGTTTTGTAGTTCAGCCTTGTGCAAACATTATTGAGCTGCTCATTTAGTGATGTTGAATTTCAGATATTGAATATTAAGATGTTGAGATGTTCATCTAGTGATGTTAATTTTTAGATGTTGATTTTGTGCTTGTTCATAGTTTGTTGTTGATTTTGAAATGAGATTACATATGTTGATTTTGGGTTTTGTAAACAGTATATCCCTTTGTGTTCAACTTCCACTGAATGAATGACAGTTTTAATGAAAAGCTCTCTAAATAACAGAGCTACACACACATTTTTGACTCATTTGGCGGGAAAATATGATTGATAAAGGGGGGAAATAGAGTCAGGGGTATATTGGACATATTATGTCGATGTGGCAGGTTTCTAGATGAGTTGGAATCGCAGGACCGGTCATCTCAGCAACTTAATAGTCTTACATAACGGTTCAGTTGACAACAAGGGCAAATCAATCGAGAATTCATAGTATAAGGGTATACCAATTTTAAAAAAAACGTGAGGAACAAAACTGATTTTAGGTGTAAACTACAAGGTGTCACAAACATTTACTCCTTTATTATATTAACTGAAGAGTATATAAACAAAAGAATACATCACCCATCATTACAAATTCTGCTCATGGCATTTGCAGCATTCCATGGAGATTGAATGCTGGCATTCGTGATATTATCCATCTAATTAAGGAACTCTTCAGAAGAGGTTTCATTTAACAAATCTTCAAATAAGCAAATTTCACCACGAATGCTCTTGCATATCTCCGCTACTCGGTTGAACTTAATATTTATTTTGCTAACTTCCAACTATTAACAGTTTGGTCTTAATAAAAGAAAAACAATTTGGTCCAGACTATCATTGTGGCTTTGGAAATAATACGAGAAATATGCAATAATGATCTCCTAAATAACAGACTCCTATACAATTGGAATTCTCCTATAGGCAAATGAATTTACATACTATTGACAAAGACAACTACAATTATTGGACATAAACAAATCTACTAAATTATTATATTGACCCTTAAAGCACGCCCTCTCATAAATTAATGAAATGTTTA encodes:
- the LOC101305116 gene encoding uncharacterized protein LOC101305116, translating into MEEEDDEDMFASDGSDEETIRFHKVKEDGELIDDGIIFNPKTDMKEVKFCLGMKFATVDILRDAVREFTIQGGWEFGTVKSDKTRLRVICRAPNCPFLLFASKLQHCNTFKIKTFNPEHTRRLDNKMVRRKYLTKKFKDEISLNPNIEPEKLMNKMSKTIRAGVSKTMAYRTKVAAVLEIEGNIREQYARLGDYGRELQRVDLATTFDLKCDFNNSEKSHVFKRMYICLGALKNGFKAGCRSLIGLDGAHLKTCFRGKLLTAVGIDANNTSWVVAYAMVELENKDAWIWILELLCKDLSIHNHGSGWIFISDKRKGLIPAFNEVVPSASIRFCARHLWTNFTKKFPGLVMKDAMWKCAKATTLHYYETAMEEMKELNKDAYDWLTDPDRPPKHWCRAFFRAGYDCDMLINNACESFNGWVLRARSKPPITMLEEIRVKLMSRIRMRREKMGAYHGNTCPKIRKVIEKNKVKVAEQCTATFSGELKAEVENISGTKNVVVVGLRTCTCRIWDLTGILCKHAISTLFGLRLEPDDYVSPCYLKETYMRIYDNCIQPANSMDLWGRGDGPNILPPAYTRQPGRPKTKRTKQAFEIVINGTAKAGREQRSVKCGNCGQIGHNKVTCKSHLPSKKTTTTTKKKTTNAEGSQQQKEKRGPLTPNELRKKVEERLAYQRNKMASLRAERLVANRPRRGRPPTRQPTASAASTATRPPTAPAPTTSRASSDNAATSTRSSKRVRQNSSRGNDK